One Methylocystis iwaonis genomic window, ATTATCTTTACCGCGTCGTCGATCCGCTGGAGGCCGTGGCGGCGGAAACCGGGAAGACCGTGCCGCAAGTGGCGATCAACTGGCTCATCCAGCGCCCGACGGTCTCCTCCGTGATCATCGGCGCACGCAACGAGGATCAGCTTCGCCAGAACCTCGGCGCAATCGGCTGGACGCTTTCCGCCAAACAGATCGCCACGCTCGACGAAGCGAGCGCCGTTGCGGCGCCCTATCCGCATTTCCCTTACCGGCGGCAGGAAGGGTTCACCCGTCTCAATCCGGGTATGGTGGGTTGAGGGCCCGTCGGGGTTTTGCGCGAGATCGGCATCCCGGACTGCCAAACCGATCTGTTCCCCTTGCCCGGCGCCTCCCGATGGGTTACATGTAACTTTATCAGAGGATCGGATCATGGTGCAGGCGAGAGGCACGAAGCCCATCAAGGTGAAGGTGCGGGAGCACCGAGACCGGCTGCGCGCCCAAGGCCTGCGGCCGATCCAGATTTGGGTGCCGGATGTGCGGGCGTCGTCCTTCCGATCTGAGGCGCACCGGCAATCTCTGGCCGTGGCGGCGAGCGCCCATGCTGCCGAAGATCAGGCGTTCATCGACGCCGTGTCCGACTGGGACGAAGAATGAGGCGGGGAGACATCTGGACCGTTTCCGGCGGCAAGCACTACGCAGGCAAGCCTCGCCCCGTCGTCATCGTGCAGGACGACAGCTTCGATGCGACGGATTCGATCACGATCTGCGCCTTCACCACGGACCCGACCGAAGCGCCTCTGTTCCGGCTTCTGGTGGAGCCAAACGAGCGCAACGGGCTAAATTCCTCCTCTCGGCTGATGGTGGACAAGATTACCACCGTCCCGAAATCCAAGGCCGGAGAGCGGATCGGCCGGCTGGACGACGAGGACGTGGTCCGGCTCAACCAGGCTGTGATGGTGTTCCTCGGCTTGGCGGCGTCGTCGAGAACGGGCCGGAAAGGGGAACGATGAGAAGCGCCGCGAGGCGCGGCATGCGAGCCAATCAAGCGGAAATGGAATGGCGGAGGGGGCGGGATTCGAACCCGCGATACGGTTTCCCGTATACACACTTTCCAGGCGTGCGCCTTCAACCACTCGGCCACCCCTCCGTTGGCGCGCAATATATTCATGGCGGCTCGGAACGCAATTGCCGAGATCGAAATTATCCCACTTGCGCCCAAATTTCCGTCTTTTAGGTCCAAACGGCGTTTCGGTTGCGCCAATGGCGCGACTCCCGCTTGATCACGCGTCGATTTGCGTGTTAAGGGG contains:
- a CDS encoding type II toxin-antitoxin system PemK/MazF family toxin, which produces MRRGDIWTVSGGKHYAGKPRPVVIVQDDSFDATDSITICAFTTDPTEAPLFRLLVEPNERNGLNSSSRLMVDKITTVPKSKAGERIGRLDDEDVVRLNQAVMVFLGLAASSRTGRKGER
- a CDS encoding antitoxin MazE family protein, whose translation is MVQARGTKPIKVKVREHRDRLRAQGLRPIQIWVPDVRASSFRSEAHRQSLAVAASAHAAEDQAFIDAVSDWDEE